Genomic segment of Brassica napus cultivar Da-Ae chromosome A6 unlocalized genomic scaffold, Da-Ae chrA06_Random_10, whole genome shotgun sequence:
CGTCTACACAAGATATGACACAACACTCAGGACTTATGTCTTAactgaaaaaaaagagagaggtaaAACCAAAAGCCGATAACTTTGTGTAGTGTATATCAAGTTACAAAGACATGACACAAAGCTCAGGACTTTATATGTCTTAACTGCAAGACTCTAACCAAAGGACATGAAACCTCGAATCTAAGCTATACACACATTGTCCAAAGAGTAATTAATTGCTAACATCTTCTAAAACTTCAAACTAGATTCAATGTAAAGCTTACTTGTTTCTTCATGCGGCGAAACTCGCTTGACTTGAACTCGTTCCTCGCCGATTTCTGGAGACGGAGCATAAAGAGCTCTCCTTTAAGGTCAATCACCTCCTCGTTCAGCTCCTCCGTCGTCTTCGCTCTGATTTCTTTCAGCTCCGCCTCTCTTTTCGACATCATCACCGTTAAAGGTTTACGAGACGACGAAGAAATCGGCACGCGAGCAGAGACCTGGTGCTGGATTCTGACACCGTGGAACGAAGAAGAGGTTGAATTCGCTGAAACATTTCCTCGGAGGAAAGTCACCGCCGTCCCCGGCGAGGTAATTGAGAGACTGAGCATTGTGGCTATGgcgatagaagaagaagaagaagagttcaCTCGCGAGTTCTGAGGATAACGAAAGAAACGCACTTGGAGTTTGGTGATAAGGTTTCTCTTATATCTTTCCGTTTGCCCCTCTATTTACCTTTAATCACGAAATCAACCCAATAGTCTTTAAATTGCAAATAGGACTagtcaaaatatattatattaattaagatAAATCTCCGATAGCTTTCAGTAATTTACAAATATTTCCGATAGTTTCTAAATTACAAATACTAGAGATTATGGACAATAATAACTCGAACACGcacattttatgtattattattaattttaggaCCAAGTTCTATATAATCAAACAAACATCCGAAAAACTTTGTCTCTTTAATAAGCTGCACCCCGGAAAACGAACGCCTCCATCTTTTCTGATATTTACAAGTTTAATAcatgttttttcaatttttcctGATTCCGCCgcagaataaaaaataatcatcAGCAGCAACCCCCCCACTTATTATGAGTAATCCTCTGTTTTTCCAAGATGCACTCCTCTTcattcttgattcttcttgttGTTTTCAAAAACTTAAATCTATGTTGGTTCACGATGTCTCGTTGCCCAGCTCGAGCTCAAGGCTCTAAGCCTTTGAAAATACTCACCAAGTGCCAATAATCCTCGAGCCGCTTGTCTTGTGGTCAAGATCCTATGCATTTGTTGCAATGTCTCGTGTCTCAAGTGATCAGCCTAATAAACAGTAATTAAGAAACTGATTGCTACTATTGTATTGGTTAAAAAAGGATTATTATTATCTATTTATCTTTTACCTGATTAACAAAACTGACCAAAGCTTCTAATCTCTCCATTGCAGAATTCACCTGAGGAATATAGTTTCCTTCACCCAGTCCTCCACGTGCAACGCACTCCGCAAGTGTGTGTTGTAGCTTCTCCATACCTTGAGATAACGCGTCCTCAGCTTGCTGACATGATTGTCTTAAGTTGCATACATCTAGAACTTGTTGATCCGTCATGACATCAAAATGTGGCAAAAGAACCTGCCAAAACATATCAAGAATGTAACCAGAGCCGGATATGAGAATTTGGGggctataaacattttttttaaaaaatatttataagaaaccTACAAAAATTATGAGGCCAAGGCCTTATGTTTCAGTGGGCTATGTAACACATTTCTTTCGATTTAACTTATGTTCGATGTTTCTGATTTGTTACCTTGAGAAGATCAGAGGGTCGAAACCCTCCAATCCAAAGAAAGAACCGCTCTGCAGAAGTTCTCCACATCCCTGACATGACGAAGAAGACATCGGCTTTTGCAGCTGCTGATTTCATCCGGAATAGCTCAAAGTAATGTTTCATGGTGTTTTCTACTAGCGAACGTAACTCCACATCGGTAACATGTCCATGCAAAACCGTTCTAAGTTCGCATATCTGTCTGTTCTGTTCTTCAATCCAGTGTCCATACTCCATCTCGAAGGCAGCAATCCCTGTCGACAAAACACCATTAAATCTTGACGTTCAAGTTTTGGTTTCTTGTAAAGAAAGACTCAACAGTTCTTGACACAAACCTGGATTCATGGTTTCCGAGAAACCAAGAGAGCTAGTATCTATGCCATTGCCAACGTAGAATCCCTGAAACCATCCAAGTTTCTATCAAAATTTgcggtatgttttttttttttaataccaaGAAGTTCGGTGCCAGAACTCGTAATCCCCAGACCCGAAAACTACAACATCTAATATTAGTTTCGTTCAAATGGTTACTCGAACCAGTAAATCTTTGACACAATGCCCATTGTCCTTTTTAGTTGAGCTAATAATCTCTGGTAAGTTTTGGAAAGGAAAGATATAGATTTTGGCTTCAATAACCTGTTGTCTAGCGCGATCGAGTTCTTGCTCTAGTTGTATTAGCTTCAACCTGCTTGTTTCCAGCTGCTGGACATAAGCCTGCAGACAGAATCTCCCATTGAGTAAACAAAGATCATAACATTATTGTCTAAGAGAGTAAATAGCGTCATACCTTCTTGCGCAAGCGACTTTTCCTAGCAGCCTCGCGGTTCTGTGCAAGCCGTCTCTGTATCTGTAACAATATTAGACATTTAGTACATTACGTAaggattaaaataaaaactaatggAAGCATTAGACATTTACTTTATCTGGATGTCTGGACGTGGAAGCTTCTTGATCAAACATGTGAGGAGTTCCATGGGAAGTATCCTCTGACTAGAAACGAAAATGAGTTCAATAAAGAAAGCGTTTACAtgtctgaaaataaaaaaattgttattttcaaGCGATTTGGTACAAGAATGAAGCAAAAAAAGGTACCAAGTTGTTGTTGTCTAGCTTTTGATTATTCGGTATAATAATGTGGCTTGGAGTGTTCATACTTCCTCCATTGCCGATATTGTTCTTGAAAGGTTCTCCCCACATACCAAATTGATGGAGAGGCTCGTATATACCAACTCTACTCGGTGGCACGAAATGTGTTGATGTTGAATTCATGCTTCCCTTCACTGCCAAAATTacaatgttttttaaaacaatatgtgAAAGCATATAAACTAAGCTTTAATATAAGCAATTAGGTCTCAACCAAAAGTTATATCACACAAAGTCAAACGCAAAGAAATAGTAAAAGTTGTG
This window contains:
- the LOC125594346 gene encoding 50S ribosomal protein L29, chloroplastic-like; this translates as MLSLSITSPGTAVTFLRGNVSANSTSSSFHGVRIQHQVSARVPISSSSRKPLTVMMSKREAELKEIRAKTTEELNEEVIDLKGELFMLRLQKSARNEFKSSEFRRMKKQVARILTVRREREIEEGIGKRLSRKLDRQWKKSIVVRPPPSLKKLQEEEAAEEAAEAAKSA
- the LOC125594345 gene encoding transcription factor TGA1 isoform X2 — its product is MNSTSTHFVPPSRVGIYEPLHQFGMWGEPFKNNIGNGGSMNTPSHIIIPNNQKLDNNNLSEDTSHGTPHMFDQEASTSRHPDKIQRRLAQNREAARKSRLRKKAYVQQLETSRLKLIQLEQELDRARQQGFYVGNGIDTSSLGFSETMNPGIAAFEMEYGHWIEEQNRQICELRTVLHGHVTDVELRSLVENTMKHYFELFRMKSAAAKADVFFVMSGMWRTSAERFFLWIGGFRPSDLLKVLLPHFDVMTDQQVLDVCNLRQSCQQAEDALSQGMEKLQHTLAECVARGGLGEGNYIPQVNSAMERLEALVSFVNQADHLRHETLQQMHRILTTRQAARGLLALGEYFQRLRALSSSWATRHREPT
- the LOC125594345 gene encoding transcription factor TGA1 isoform X1, with amino-acid sequence MLSHIVLKNIVILAVKGSMNSTSTHFVPPSRVGIYEPLHQFGMWGEPFKNNIGNGGSMNTPSHIIIPNNQKLDNNNLSEDTSHGTPHMFDQEASTSRHPDKIQRRLAQNREAARKSRLRKKAYVQQLETSRLKLIQLEQELDRARQQGFYVGNGIDTSSLGFSETMNPGIAAFEMEYGHWIEEQNRQICELRTVLHGHVTDVELRSLVENTMKHYFELFRMKSAAAKADVFFVMSGMWRTSAERFFLWIGGFRPSDLLKVLLPHFDVMTDQQVLDVCNLRQSCQQAEDALSQGMEKLQHTLAECVARGGLGEGNYIPQVNSAMERLEALVSFVNQADHLRHETLQQMHRILTTRQAARGLLALGEYFQRLRALSSSWATRHREPT